The genomic region GAAGAGGTCATCATCACCTAGGATAAAAATTTCGGCATTTTCAAGGTCTCCACGCTGATAGAGATAAACCACCCGTTTCATAGTGTCCACAGGACGAATAAAACCCTGATCAAAATCGCTGGTAGGAAGCGGCCTTCCTTCACAAATTTTTTCAAATTTTTCATAAACCTCGCGAAAAAAGCCCTTAATTTCAATTCCTAGGCCACAGCAGTGACAAATGGTATCCTCAAGAGGATGTATTTCGACATCTTTTACCAGTTTTAAAAGTTTGTCTTCTTGTTTTAAGACACCTTCGTCAAGTAATTCTTTTACCGCTTCAAAAAAAGCAACCAGGTGGGCATCTTGATAATTTATTAACTCCCAAAAACTCATTGGCTTTGCTTTAAGGGCCCTTAAAATTTGGTATTTAATTCTTTCTTTTTCCGTCATGATTTCACCTCCTAGCTCTGGCACGGATAACAAAAGCTTTTGACTTTGACAAGTTTTTGTTTTTAATTTCTGATTAAATATTTACGAACAGCTCAATCTGAGGAGGAAAATATGGCCGAACTTTATCGTTTTGGAGTTTCTATGCCTGCTAAATTACTAGAAGAATTTGATCGCTACATCGAACGTCGCCATTACACCAATCGTTCTGAGGCAATTCGTGACCTTATAAGGGAAAAACTGGTTGAAGAAGAATGGCGTGAAAGCAATGAGGAAGTGATTGGCACTATTACTTACGTCTATGACCATCACAAAAGGGAACTGGCTGATAGGCTAATGGACATCCAGCATGACCATTATCAGGAAATCATTTCTACCCAGCACGTGCACCTTGACCATGATCGCTGTTTAGAAGTAGTAATAGTGAAAGGCAAAGCTGAAAATATAAAAGAACTGTCTGACAAAATTAAGTCCCTAAAAGGTATCATTCATTGTCAACTAGCTATGACTACCACCGGCAAAAAATTAGTCTAAAGAAGCCTCCCCTTGTGGGAGGCTTCTTTATTACTTGAATGCTTTTTCTATCTTTTTCCAGTCAAACTGGCGGGCTAATCTAAGGCCGTCTTTCCAGGACATATCATTATATTGAACGACAAAAATTGTAGCCGCCATAGAATCTTTTTCGTTTAAAAGAACAACTACAGAGCCAGAGTTAGTTTGCTTTTCGTGGGAAATGCCAACTTTAAAACCATCTACCGTGGTTAATTTTGAGTAATTCTCTGGTGTATCCACCTCTGTTACATAAGCAAAAGGCTGCCAAAATTGAGTAGCCTGTATACCGTGGATCACCATGACAGATATTTCATAATTTCCTTTTTTGTAACTACGTTCCGCGGTAACAATTTCTCCCATAGGAGTGTTCATGTTCATGCCAGAACAGTTCTCCGCCTGCCAGCCCTGAAGGTCAGTCAAAAGAGCGCATACTTCCTGGTAAGAGGGGAGTTTAAAAGCCAGGGCCTGGCTTGAGCTAAAAATAACTAGAGCCATTAACAAAATAAAAATTCTAGACATGTTTTCCTCCTTAGTAGGCTGTAATTTTGATATTGGTTATGAGACACTCGTATCCTTCTGCAGGATTATAGCCCCAGATACCAAAAGTAACCTGATCCCTATTAGGCATAGTAGCCCCCATAATCCCTAATGGTTCTTGATAAACGCGACGGCCATTTACATATATCTTTATCATACCGTCCTTTTGTTGCACGGCGAAATGATAGACTCTTCCAGTTTGCAGTTTTACCGTTCTGATCTCTTTATCGCTCCAGCGAGGATAGCTCCAGTCAGAGGCCCAATGTAAGACATCCTTGGAGAATGGATTTCTTGCAGGCCCAAGAAACATAGCGTGCCCGAAACCTGAACGGGGTTTGCTAAAATAAACTTCCCACTCCACGGCAAAATTGGCGGGAAGTTTAATTTTTTTCTCCGCAATAACCCTTCCACCGGCCAGAGCCCGCATCCACTTTTTGCCACTAAAAGAAGCTACTTCTACCTGGCCTTCAACTATTCGGATTTTTGTGGGAATATCACCGAGGTTGTACTCAGAAAAGTCTTCCTGAAAAAGAACTTTTTTACCGGGAACGAAGTTCTCCGCCCCGCCAACAATACCTCCGCTAGCTGGTTGGCCGCCAACTATATTTGCTGGTTGACCGCCAACTATATTTGAAGAAGAAACCGCTGGAGCCTGAGGCACAGGTTTAACCGCTCCTTCCTGCCCCCAGCGGTAATAATTTTCTGGTACCAGCTTGGCGATAGCCTCAACGGCATTATTAAGCATTACCCGGATAGCCTTTTCCATAGGGGTGTTTTTATACATTTCAAGGCCACCACCAAGGCCTATATCCCCGAAAATA from Thermodesulfatator indicus DSM 15286 harbors:
- the nikR gene encoding nickel-responsive transcriptional regulator NikR produces the protein MAELYRFGVSMPAKLLEEFDRYIERRHYTNRSEAIRDLIREKLVEEEWRESNEEVIGTITYVYDHHKRELADRLMDIQHDHYQEIISTQHVHLDHDRCLEVVIVKGKAENIKELSDKIKSLKGIIHCQLAMTTTGKKLV
- a CDS encoding CsgG/HfaB family protein, which translates into the protein MDTTGPSAGEVLTYKGPKARIAVASFKCKAAKCSGQIGNGIADMLATALFRSGRFIVLERGEGLSAIKEELALGQSGYVRPGAAPQAGQMEGADILVVGAITAFEPDAGGFGAGGIVVPFKVPVIGGVKVGKKEAYIAVDLRLIDVRTGRVINATTVEGKASSWKIGGLGGGIFGDIGLGGGLEMYKNTPMEKAIRVMLNNAVEAIAKLVPENYYRWGQEGAVKPVPQAPAVSSSNIVGGQPANIVGGQPASGGIVGGAENFVPGKKVLFQEDFSEYNLGDIPTKIRIVEGQVEVASFSGKKWMRALAGGRVIAEKKIKLPANFAVEWEVYFSKPRSGFGHAMFLGPARNPFSKDVLHWASDWSYPRWSDKEIRTVKLQTGRVYHFAVQQKDGMIKIYVNGRRVYQEPLGIMGATMPNRDQVTFGIWGYNPAEGYECLITNIKITAY